A region of Candidatus Roizmanbacteria bacterium DNA encodes the following proteins:
- a CDS encoding sugar nucleotide-binding protein: MKIAVTGANGLVGSRIVELLKSKHDMIAFESRDLDITDKPTVSSVLGKTEYDLLFHLAAYTNVDGAETEKEKAHDVNVKGTKNLFDEVRNAGKKMIYVSTDFVFDGKIPPFDEKSKPNPIGYYGQTKYEGEQVVDNQAMIVRISYPYGYASEKKPDFVQRLRKILEHNKPITMIADSAMTPTFIDDIAMGLEYLATHYKPEIYHLVGTKSYTPFEVGTIIAKHYELPESLIMPTTYKEYMKGKAERPQYSIIMTSKNIFTPMKTFEEGLALLDS; encoded by the coding sequence ATGAAAATTGCAGTAACAGGTGCAAACGGACTAGTCGGATCACGGATAGTAGAACTTTTGAAAAGCAAGCATGACATGATTGCTTTTGAGAGTCGTGATCTTGATATTACCGATAAGCCGACAGTTTCCTCTGTACTGGGAAAAACCGAATACGATCTGCTTTTCCATTTGGCCGCATATACAAACGTTGACGGCGCGGAAACCGAAAAAGAAAAGGCACATGATGTAAATGTCAAAGGCACAAAAAATCTTTTCGACGAGGTCAGGAATGCAGGCAAAAAAATGATATATGTTTCGACGGATTTTGTATTTGATGGGAAAATTCCACCTTTTGATGAAAAAAGTAAACCGAATCCCATCGGATACTACGGACAAACGAAGTATGAAGGAGAGCAGGTTGTGGATAATCAGGCTATGATTGTCCGCATCAGTTATCCATATGGATACGCTTCAGAAAAGAAGCCGGATTTCGTCCAGAGACTACGGAAAATCCTTGAACACAATAAACCGATCACCATGATCGCCGATTCAGCAATGACCCCTACCTTTATCGATGATATTGCGATGGGACTTGAATATCTAGCTACTCATTACAAACCGGAGATTTATCATCTGGTAGGTACAAAATCATATACGCCCTTCGAAGTCGGGACTATCATTGCGAAGCACTATGAACTGCCTGAATCACTTATCATGCCGACAACTTACAAAGAATATATGAAAGGAAAAGCCGAAAGACCGCAGTATTCGATAATTATGACATCAAAGAATATCTTCACACCGATGAAGACATTTGAAGAAGGACTTGCACTTCTGGATTCCTAA
- a CDS encoding UDP-glucose/GDP-mannose dehydrogenase family protein encodes MTITFIGHGYVGLVTACVFADFGNNVWVVGRTPDKIERLKNGDPLIYEPGLEELLQKNLEAGRIHFTLDYDKAIPESDVVFIAVGTPPTSTGEADLSSVLDVATNIGKNLKKGYTVVSCKSTVPVGTNLKVEEILNKVKPEGAEVDVASCPEFLREGTAINDTVYPDRVVIGSKSQKAVKKLLEVHKPLPGERVITDLASAEIIKYASNAMLATKIAFANLISLYAEKTGGDIETITKAVGADNRIGHKFLSAGIGYGGSCFPKDVMALNETGKHLELDTGLLDAVERINRTVRDNFIHKVNANVKGKKLAAWGLAFKPNTDDIRFAPAVYIIEDLLKMGYEISAFDPAAMSNVRRTVGDKITYVDDMYEAVEGADALLIFTEWNEFKQANLEKVKKALSAPLIIDGRNLYQPQEMKDRGFTYISTGRQAV; translated from the coding sequence ATGACAATCACATTTATCGGCCATGGTTATGTCGGCCTTGTGACAGCCTGTGTCTTCGCCGACTTCGGAAATAATGTATGGGTTGTCGGGCGTACGCCTGACAAAATCGAGCGGTTGAAGAACGGAGATCCGCTTATTTATGAACCGGGCCTCGAAGAACTCCTCCAAAAGAACCTTGAAGCCGGCCGCATCCATTTTACGTTAGATTATGACAAAGCTATTCCCGAATCTGATGTTGTGTTTATTGCAGTGGGAACACCTCCTACATCTACCGGAGAAGCAGATCTTTCATCGGTCCTTGATGTCGCAACCAATATCGGGAAAAATCTGAAAAAAGGGTATACTGTTGTCTCATGCAAAAGTACCGTTCCTGTGGGAACGAATCTGAAAGTTGAAGAAATTCTGAACAAAGTCAAACCTGAAGGAGCCGAAGTCGACGTCGCATCCTGCCCTGAGTTTTTGCGGGAAGGAACCGCCATCAATGATACCGTGTATCCTGACCGGGTAGTAATCGGATCAAAATCTCAAAAAGCAGTTAAGAAACTCCTAGAAGTTCATAAACCTCTCCCCGGAGAACGTGTTATTACTGACTTGGCAAGTGCTGAGATAATCAAGTATGCATCAAACGCCATGCTCGCCACCAAAATCGCTTTTGCCAATCTGATTTCCCTGTATGCAGAGAAAACGGGAGGAGATATTGAAACCATCACAAAAGCAGTCGGCGCCGATAATCGTATCGGACACAAGTTCCTCAGTGCCGGGATCGGATACGGGGGTTCATGCTTCCCGAAAGACGTCATGGCCTTGAACGAAACAGGCAAACATCTGGAACTCGACACAGGACTGCTAGATGCCGTCGAACGGATAAACAGAACAGTACGGGATAATTTTATTCATAAAGTTAACGCAAATGTGAAAGGCAAGAAACTGGCGGCCTGGGGTCTGGCATTCAAGCCGAATACGGATGATATCCGTTTCGCTCCTGCTGTTTATATTATCGAAGATCTTTTGAAAATGGGATACGAGATTAGTGCTTTCGATCCGGCTGCCATGTCCAATGTACGGCGCACGGTCGGTGACAAAATCACATATGTTGATGACATGTACGAAGCGGTAGAAGGGGCAGATGCGCTGCTGATTTTTACTGAATGGAATGAGTTCAAACAGGCTAATCTGGAAAAAGTAAAGAAAGCACTCAGCGCTCCGCTTATTATTGACGGACGAAATCTCTATCAACCGCAGGAAATGAAAGATCGGGGATTTACTTATATTTCTACCGGAAGACAAGCAGTATGA
- a CDS encoding SDR family oxidoreductase has translation MNILITGGSGFIGSHLTRHYTNAGHHVWVVDNLITGNKNNLAGISPDLLTFVEQDVSTYDLKDIPHVDIAFNLASPASPVQYKKHPVETMLANSQGSYHLLEFARAGKCDRIVLASTSEVYGDPLEHPQKETYWGNVNPAGERSCYDEAKRYAEAITMTYHMKYGTHVRIARIFNTYGPNMELDDGRVVSNFITQAIQAKPITIYGDGSQTRSFCYVSDLVRGLAALGETEGIDGQTINLGNPNEKTVKELAEMIKSMVQTGSEIVYHPIGQDDPKKRKPDITKAREMLNWQPEIHLEEGLTKTIEYFRSALHTI, from the coding sequence ATGAATATTCTCATAACGGGAGGGTCGGGCTTTATCGGCTCTCATCTGACGAGACATTACACGAATGCAGGACATCATGTATGGGTTGTTGACAATCTCATTACCGGAAACAAAAACAATCTTGCCGGTATTTCTCCTGACCTTCTGACTTTTGTAGAGCAGGATGTCTCAACATATGACCTGAAAGATATACCTCACGTTGATATCGCCTTCAATTTGGCATCTCCCGCTTCACCAGTACAATACAAAAAACATCCGGTCGAAACAATGCTTGCCAACTCTCAGGGCAGTTATCATCTTCTGGAGTTTGCAAGAGCAGGAAAATGTGATCGCATAGTTCTGGCTTCAACATCGGAAGTATACGGAGATCCGCTCGAACACCCACAAAAAGAAACCTACTGGGGAAACGTAAATCCTGCAGGTGAACGGTCATGTTATGATGAAGCAAAACGCTATGCAGAAGCAATAACGATGACGTATCATATGAAATACGGGACACATGTCCGCATTGCCCGTATTTTCAATACGTACGGACCGAACATGGAACTTGATGATGGCCGCGTCGTTTCCAACTTTATCACTCAGGCCATTCAGGCAAAACCGATTACGATATATGGAGACGGATCTCAGACACGATCTTTTTGCTATGTTTCGGATCTTGTGCGGGGACTGGCAGCACTCGGCGAAACCGAAGGGATTGACGGCCAAACCATTAATCTGGGAAATCCGAATGAAAAGACCGTAAAGGAACTTGCCGAAATGATCAAAAGCATGGTACAAACAGGTTCAGAAATTGTCTATCATCCGATCGGTCAGGATGATCCGAAAAAGCGCAAACCGGATATTACCAAAGCACGTGAAATGCTGAACTGGCAACCTGAAATACATCTTGAAGAAGGGCTTACAAAAACTATTGAGTACTTCAGAAGTGCTCTTCACACAATATGA
- a CDS encoding glycosyltransferase family 2 protein, with protein MKKAVIVLPTYNEAHNITKLINQIFDIAEGIPNWEIHIVVVDSDSPDHTGKIVEDLYNSDKKKYRNLHVIHTRKEGLGKAYIEGFQTSLEKLKPYVLFEMDADLSHDPKKIPEFLKAIERGADFVIGSRYRPGGSIPADWGLHRKVFSFFANWFIRIGYMKFRITDWTTGYRAIKAWVLRDNLAKLEGYTGYVFQVALLDNAILSKARIGEVPINFKDRKEGVSKINSLEYIIQTFIYVIQHSPFVKFCVVGGIGFIVDFSLAYLFIHSFNISKVLSNMMSAEIAIISNFMLNNYWSFAHKRIRRSTSLLFSLLKFNLVSSGSVVIQGVGMWLALTIFGDRVLHLSSLELHTWIIYKILIIILVVIPYSYFFYNKIVWKDN; from the coding sequence ATGAAAAAAGCAGTTATAGTTTTACCGACATACAACGAAGCACACAATATCACAAAGCTGATCAATCAGATTTTTGATATTGCTGAAGGGATCCCGAACTGGGAAATTCATATCGTAGTCGTTGACAGTGACTCTCCTGATCATACCGGCAAGATTGTCGAAGATTTATACAACTCCGATAAAAAGAAATATCGCAATCTTCACGTCATTCATACAAGAAAAGAAGGATTGGGAAAAGCCTATATTGAAGGCTTTCAGACAAGCCTTGAAAAATTAAAGCCGTATGTTCTTTTTGAGATGGATGCGGATTTGTCACACGATCCAAAGAAAATTCCTGAATTTTTGAAAGCAATTGAACGGGGTGCAGACTTTGTCATCGGATCCCGATACCGCCCCGGCGGATCTATTCCTGCCGATTGGGGGCTTCATCGGAAAGTATTTTCATTTTTTGCCAACTGGTTCATCAGGATCGGATATATGAAATTCCGTATTACTGACTGGACGACGGGATACCGTGCGATCAAAGCCTGGGTCTTACGTGATAATCTGGCAAAACTCGAAGGGTACACCGGATATGTTTTTCAGGTGGCGCTTCTTGATAACGCTATTCTTTCAAAAGCGCGGATTGGGGAAGTGCCGATCAATTTTAAGGACCGCAAAGAAGGCGTCTCAAAAATTAACTCGCTCGAATACATTATTCAGACATTTATATATGTCATTCAGCATTCCCCTTTTGTGAAATTCTGCGTGGTCGGTGGGATCGGATTTATTGTCGATTTCAGTTTGGCTTACCTTTTTATTCACTCATTTAATATTTCGAAAGTATTGTCAAATATGATGAGTGCGGAAATTGCAATTATCTCGAATTTTATGCTGAATAATTACTGGAGCTTTGCCCACAAGCGCATAAGAAGGTCTACTTCACTTCTCTTCAGTTTACTGAAATTCAATCTGGTTTCTTCAGGATCCGTTGTCATTCAGGGAGTCGGAATGTGGCTTGCTCTTACGATTTTCGGAGACCGCGTCCTGCATCTGAGTTCGCTTGAGCTGCATACGTGGATTATCTATAAGATCCTTATCATTATTCTTGTGGTCATTCCCTATTCGTACTTCTTCTACAATAAGATCGTCTGGAAGGATAATTAA
- a CDS encoding PEGA domain-containing protein, producing MKRKLTVIVALIAVFILFILVRFFLFEKTNQLGRIKVLSSPTAGVFINNEPKGKTPFEEKVPPGEYTIKLIPEGEDSKTVSWEGKVTVHANTLTYISRALGTSDLTSAGEILTVTKMEKKPKEETGEVSVVTDPAGSIVFLDNDEKGIAPLTLKDVPAGEHELAVYLPGFFRRTQKINVAKGYSVEAIFKLALDKTHKTLEQELTEQQKEASESASAETEEGSETDETDSDTKSASTSTKNTLTISDTPTGFLNVRDEPSTSGAQIDQVSPGDEYEYTDEKNGWYQIKLSDGTEGWVSGDYVDVN from the coding sequence ATGAAAAGAAAGCTGACTGTCATTGTTGCACTTATTGCAGTGTTTATCCTGTTCATCCTTGTCCGGTTCTTTCTTTTTGAAAAAACAAACCAGCTGGGGAGGATAAAAGTACTCTCATCTCCGACAGCCGGTGTGTTCATAAACAATGAACCCAAAGGAAAAACACCGTTTGAAGAGAAGGTTCCTCCCGGCGAATACACCATAAAACTTATTCCTGAAGGCGAAGACAGCAAAACTGTCTCCTGGGAAGGGAAAGTCACGGTACATGCCAATACCCTTACATATATCAGCCGTGCACTCGGTACTTCAGACCTGACATCAGCCGGCGAGATATTGACCGTCACGAAAATGGAAAAGAAACCCAAAGAAGAAACCGGTGAGGTCTCCGTCGTCACAGACCCTGCAGGTTCAATTGTATTTCTTGACAATGATGAAAAAGGTATCGCGCCGCTCACTCTCAAAGACGTTCCGGCCGGTGAACATGAACTTGCCGTGTATCTGCCGGGTTTTTTCAGAAGAACACAGAAGATAAATGTGGCAAAAGGATACTCAGTGGAGGCCATCTTCAAGCTTGCCCTTGATAAAACGCACAAGACTCTGGAGCAGGAACTGACTGAGCAGCAAAAAGAAGCTTCCGAATCCGCTTCTGCAGAGACTGAGGAAGGGTCAGAAACCGATGAAACGGATTCAGATACAAAGTCAGCAAGTACTTCTACTAAAAATACACTGACGATATCCGATACTCCGACCGGATTTCTGAATGTCCGTGACGAGCCTTCTACGTCCGGTGCTCAGATCGATCAAGTCAGTCCCGGAGATGAATATGAATACACCGATGAGAAAAACGGCTGGTATCAGATCAAGCTTTCAGACGGGACGGAAGGTTGGGTATCAGGAGACTACGTTGATGTGAATTAA
- a CDS encoding cation:proton antiporter: MRKKLRSFIPYLTLIIFLTILSLIAHSFLEEESHFMHEVDFQLFVIGSMLFIGYYINRIAPKTIIPSFVWAIFAGMALQPFLSFFTEDVESLKILMEVFGAIILFAGGLEIPFRNFQKWFMPIAALSLLGVIISSVGFAFVMYGFMNLMGNFTPALIPSILILSAALASTDPTAIIPTLKSLKFTRPELKQIAISESALTDVSGSIFTRFLLLALISAPAMQTGIIPYFVPLLQKSTYDAFALQIISGILVGYFGFTLIKRFYYGQEKSEEADPALVLAVPIFTFVLGNILGGAGFLAAFVSGLLTEVIGGIKKISHFYESILNHLIKPFIFIILGALVPVSTLIQLAPVGLAAGFIFMFVLRPIVVFISLAPWWYQGVFQIKDLVFLSFIRETGIIAAILLVIAATFDIIQSDFVIAIGMWIILLTLILEPPLTPLIARKIGVAKEA, translated from the coding sequence ATGAGAAAAAAACTTCGTTCTTTTATCCCTTACCTCACTCTGATTATATTCCTTACAATCCTTTCGCTTATTGCCCACTCATTTCTGGAGGAAGAAAGTCATTTCATGCATGAAGTCGATTTTCAGCTTTTCGTGATAGGATCGATGCTGTTTATCGGCTACTACATCAATAGGATTGCCCCGAAAACAATAATTCCGTCTTTTGTTTGGGCAATATTTGCCGGGATGGCATTACAACCGTTTCTGTCATTTTTTACGGAAGATGTTGAAAGTCTGAAAATTCTTATGGAGGTATTCGGAGCCATTATTCTTTTTGCCGGCGGACTTGAGATACCGTTTCGCAATTTTCAAAAATGGTTTATGCCGATTGCCGCTTTGTCGCTTCTTGGTGTAATCATCAGTTCAGTCGGTTTTGCTTTTGTCATGTATGGGTTTATGAACCTGATGGGCAATTTTACTCCTGCACTTATTCCGTCTATCCTTATCCTCAGTGCGGCACTTGCCTCTACTGATCCGACGGCCATTATCCCGACGCTGAAATCACTGAAATTTACCAGACCCGAGCTCAAACAAATCGCCATTTCCGAGTCAGCACTTACCGATGTCAGCGGAAGTATCTTCACCAGATTCCTGCTTCTTGCTTTGATTTCCGCTCCTGCCATGCAGACGGGAATTATCCCGTATTTTGTCCCGCTGCTTCAGAAAAGCACCTATGATGCTTTTGCTCTGCAGATTATCTCAGGAATTCTGGTCGGATATTTCGGCTTTACTCTTATCAAAAGGTTTTACTACGGGCAGGAAAAGTCTGAAGAAGCGGATCCTGCACTTGTTCTTGCCGTACCGATATTTACGTTTGTTTTAGGGAACATACTCGGCGGGGCAGGTTTCTTAGCCGCATTTGTCAGCGGACTTCTCACTGAGGTCATCGGGGGCATCAAAAAAATCTCTCATTTTTATGAGAGTATTCTGAATCATTTGATAAAACCGTTTATCTTTATCATTCTCGGTGCACTCGTCCCTGTCTCAACTCTTATTCAGCTTGCACCCGTCGGCCTTGCCGCCGGTTTTATTTTTATGTTTGTGCTGCGTCCTATTGTCGTCTTTATTTCCCTAGCTCCCTGGTGGTATCAGGGAGTGTTTCAGATCAAAGATCTCGTATTTTTAAGTTTCATCCGGGAGACGGGAATCATTGCGGCAATACTTCTTGTTATTGCAGCAACCTTTGACATTATTCAGTCAGATTTTGTCATTGCGATCGGTATGTGGATCATTCTTCTTACGCTTATTCTCGAGCCTCCTCTTACTCCTCTTATCGCGAGGAAAATCGGTGTTGCCAAAGAAGCGTAA
- the argS gene encoding arginine--tRNA ligase → MIELMTKEKIRQKISRALQKMGMPTEMLNVSAPAQEGFGDYSVSVALQLAKTTKRNPMEIAQEIADNIEKDGLIEKVEVMKPGFINLWISKDKLLNTLQNIDSSFGNNITYQGKSIIVEYSSPNIAKPFTVGHLRSTIIGDAVANLLSATGATVFRDNHLGDWGTQFGKQIYAIKTWGNEQQIELSDNPVKELVALYVKFHEEAEKDPKIEEEGRKWFKKLEEGDEEARRLWKKCIDWSWKEFNKIYEKLGISFTENEGRGYGESFFEDKMQPVIAELRKKNLLKESKGAELVFYPDDKLPPLMIIKQDGATLYSTRDLATDKFRLENPRYGQEVMIINEVGAEQALYFKQIFELEQMLGWTKEGQRIHIKHGMYRFKDMKMSTRKGNTIWLEDVLEEATKRAFELSKHESKFEGSEVVSINNKHSDSAKKNIMGFGLRSNVAEKVGIGAIKWNDLKRSSHLDIVFDWDEILNMQGNSGPYVQYTYVRCKSVLNKVSVVPSEVEGSLSFHEEETAILRTLIKYPEVVTDAANNFAPNYITTYLYDLSQKYNLFYQKHQILKEKKEDTRNFRILLTEKVATVLSHGLSLLGIETVEKM, encoded by the coding sequence ATGATTGAACTCATGACAAAGGAAAAAATCCGTCAAAAAATCTCACGGGCTTTGCAAAAAATGGGAATGCCGACTGAAATGCTGAATGTTTCGGCTCCTGCACAGGAAGGGTTCGGAGATTACTCCGTATCGGTTGCTTTACAACTTGCAAAAACAACAAAAAGAAACCCTATGGAGATTGCCCAGGAAATAGCAGACAATATCGAAAAGGATGGGTTGATCGAGAAAGTGGAAGTTATGAAACCTGGATTTATCAATCTCTGGATTTCAAAAGATAAGTTACTGAATACTCTCCAAAATATCGATTCATCATTCGGAAACAACATCACGTATCAGGGTAAAAGTATCATTGTAGAGTATTCCTCTCCGAACATCGCGAAGCCCTTTACGGTCGGACATCTCAGATCAACAATCATCGGTGACGCAGTAGCAAATCTGTTGTCTGCAACCGGTGCGACGGTATTTCGGGATAATCACCTCGGTGATTGGGGGACACAATTCGGAAAGCAAATATATGCGATCAAAACATGGGGAAACGAACAGCAAATTGAACTATCCGACAATCCGGTGAAAGAACTGGTGGCTCTCTATGTCAAATTCCATGAAGAAGCAGAGAAAGACCCGAAGATTGAGGAAGAAGGAAGGAAATGGTTTAAGAAACTGGAAGAAGGAGATGAGGAAGCACGCCGTCTGTGGAAAAAATGTATCGATTGGTCATGGAAGGAGTTCAATAAAATATATGAAAAACTCGGTATATCATTCACAGAAAATGAAGGAAGAGGATACGGAGAGTCATTTTTTGAAGATAAAATGCAGCCCGTGATTGCTGAACTCCGCAAAAAAAATCTTCTGAAAGAAAGTAAAGGAGCTGAACTGGTGTTTTATCCTGATGACAAGCTCCCGCCACTTATGATTATCAAACAGGACGGTGCGACATTGTACTCTACCCGTGATCTTGCCACTGATAAATTCCGACTGGAAAATCCCCGTTACGGGCAGGAAGTCATGATCATCAATGAAGTCGGAGCCGAACAGGCATTGTACTTCAAACAAATTTTTGAGCTTGAACAAATGCTCGGCTGGACAAAAGAAGGACAACGCATCCATATCAAGCACGGAATGTACCGATTTAAGGATATGAAAATGTCCACGAGAAAAGGAAATACGATCTGGCTTGAGGATGTACTTGAGGAGGCAACGAAACGGGCTTTTGAACTAAGTAAGCATGAAAGCAAATTTGAAGGATCTGAAGTGGTTTCCATTAACAATAAACACTCAGATTCTGCTAAAAAGAACATCATGGGTTTTGGCTTAAGAAGTAACGTCGCAGAAAAAGTAGGTATCGGCGCCATCAAATGGAATGATCTGAAAAGAAGCTCTCATCTGGATATCGTTTTTGATTGGGATGAGATTCTGAATATGCAGGGGAATTCCGGTCCATATGTCCAGTACACGTATGTCCGCTGTAAGTCAGTACTGAATAAAGTGAGCGTCGTCCCGAGCGAAGTCGAGGGATCCCTTTCATTCCACGAAGAAGAAACGGCAATTCTTCGCACTCTGATCAAATACCCTGAAGTTGTGACTGATGCCGCCAACAACTTTGCACCGAATTATATCACGACTTATCTGTACGATCTGTCACAGAAATATAATCTTTTTTATCAGAAGCATCAGATACTGAAAGAAAAGAAAGAAGATACAAGAAACTTCAGAATACTCCTTACGGAAAAAGTAGCCACAGTCCTTTCACACGGACTTTCCCTCCTCGGTATCGAGACCGTAGAGAAGATGTAA
- a CDS encoding LytR C-terminal domain-containing protein, which yields MWKAVIAVIIVALIGAGGYLYYQSTRTSTPVTETSTTPTPEEIATPTPQEVDRAQYSIEVQNGSGIVGKAGEVQQYLEDAGFTVSGTANADSYDYEATVIYASSDVDPSWVEELRNVIGEEYDVEGTVEELDMDTDADVVVIVGQNNADGESMSPEEEEETDVTPTEKPEATNTPTPSPTVSE from the coding sequence ATGTGGAAAGCAGTAATCGCAGTCATAATTGTAGCGCTCATCGGAGCGGGAGGATATTTGTACTATCAGTCAACACGGACAAGTACGCCGGTTACTGAAACTTCAACGACACCTACGCCGGAAGAGATCGCAACACCGACTCCTCAGGAAGTTGACCGTGCGCAGTACTCCATTGAGGTACAAAACGGCAGCGGTATCGTGGGCAAAGCAGGAGAAGTCCAGCAATATCTTGAGGATGCAGGATTTACCGTAAGCGGGACTGCAAATGCCGACAGCTATGATTATGAAGCTACCGTCATTTATGCGTCATCTGATGTCGATCCGTCATGGGTAGAAGAACTTCGGAACGTGATCGGAGAAGAGTATGATGTCGAGGGTACAGTTGAAGAACTGGACATGGATACCGATGCTGATGTCGTAGTCATTGTCGGACAGAACAATGCTGACGGAGAGTCTATGTCTCCTGAAGAGGAAGAAGAAACTGATGTAACTCCGACAGAAAAGCCGGAAGCTACCAATACTCCAACACCCAGTCCGACCGTGAGTGAGTGA
- the recJ gene encoding single-stranded-DNA-specific exonuclease RecJ: MKIQVKHTIKPGEKLQPQEIVDIILKTRNINDKETFLNPPSPLKFTLKDFGFTKRQIDHAMDLLQQIFDKKQTIVVYTDYDADGITGGSVLWETLHTIGFNAMPYVPHRQHEGYGFSKIGIDNVKKEFDPALIISVDHGITGVEQVSYAKSIGIPVIITDHHHKQEKIPEDAEEIFHIPALSGSGTAYYFAKEVFLHFKNQISETKVKELKRHFETDYLSLATIGTVADLVPLVGPSRSVVRAGLAAFPHVRRHGIRQICKQAEIDGKIISPYEIGFIIAPRINAVGRLEHAIDALRLLCTTSEERAAALASKVGEMNTTRQDLVKKQVEEAVVQVQKMKELPKLLILYSDHWHEGVIGLIASSILEKYYRPTIVMTRGDGFYKASVRSIPGFHITEFLGGLQEYLKGYGGHAAAAGFTLPAENLDIFMKKAIDKASKQLSDDDLERIIQADMQIPLSNLSVRLSRLIDTLAPFGVGNPKPVFMSDAELLHAKILGKNRDHLKLSVKQPDMRSVPIDMIAFGQASIFPELSKGQTVKVVYQLDINKWNGNEDLQGVVQKIIL; the protein is encoded by the coding sequence ACACAATTAAACCCGGTGAAAAACTACAACCGCAGGAGATTGTGGATATTATTTTAAAAACCCGAAACATTAATGATAAAGAGACCTTTCTCAATCCCCCGTCTCCGCTGAAATTTACTCTGAAAGATTTCGGTTTTACTAAAAGGCAGATTGACCACGCGATGGATCTGCTTCAACAGATTTTTGACAAAAAGCAAACAATCGTTGTGTATACGGATTATGATGCCGACGGAATCACGGGCGGTTCGGTGCTTTGGGAGACGCTTCATACAATCGGATTCAACGCCATGCCGTATGTCCCTCACAGACAGCACGAAGGATACGGATTTTCAAAAATAGGGATTGATAATGTGAAAAAAGAATTTGATCCCGCACTCATCATCAGTGTGGATCACGGAATTACGGGAGTGGAACAGGTTTCATATGCTAAGTCGATCGGTATCCCAGTCATCATCACGGACCACCACCACAAACAGGAAAAAATTCCTGAGGATGCAGAGGAAATTTTTCATATCCCGGCGCTGTCAGGTTCGGGAACTGCATATTATTTCGCAAAAGAAGTTTTTCTTCATTTTAAAAACCAGATATCCGAGACAAAAGTCAAGGAATTAAAGCGACATTTTGAAACGGATTATCTGTCCCTCGCAACAATCGGGACTGTGGCGGATCTTGTCCCGCTCGTCGGTCCTTCACGCAGTGTCGTCCGGGCTGGCCTTGCCGCATTCCCTCATGTCCGGCGTCACGGGATCCGTCAAATCTGCAAGCAGGCGGAAATTGACGGTAAAATCATTTCTCCGTATGAAATCGGATTTATCATTGCCCCGCGAATCAATGCTGTCGGAAGACTGGAGCACGCGATTGACGCTCTCCGGTTACTGTGTACCACCAGTGAAGAACGTGCGGCAGCACTTGCAAGCAAGGTCGGAGAGATGAATACCACAAGACAGGATCTGGTAAAAAAACAGGTGGAAGAAGCCGTTGTGCAGGTCCAGAAGATGAAAGAACTACCAAAGCTTTTAATATTGTACTCTGACCATTGGCATGAAGGTGTGATCGGACTTATAGCATCAAGCATTCTGGAAAAATATTATCGTCCCACAATCGTGATGACAAGAGGTGACGGGTTTTACAAAGCCTCGGTTCGTTCGATCCCGGGTTTTCATATCACTGAGTTTCTCGGCGGTCTTCAGGAATATCTGAAAGGATACGGCGGCCATGCGGCTGCTGCCGGATTTACTCTGCCTGCTGAGAATCTTGATATTTTTATGAAAAAGGCAATTGATAAAGCGTCAAAACAACTTTCGGATGATGATCTGGAACGTATTATCCAAGCTGATATGCAGATTCCGCTCAGCAATCTGTCTGTCAGATTGTCCAGGTTGATTGATACCCTTGCACCATTTGGTGTGGGAAATCCGAAGCCGGTATTTATGAGTGATGCTGAGCTATTGCATGCAAAAATACTCGGGAAAAACAGGGATCATCTGAAACTTTCAGTGAAGCAGCCTGATATGAGATCCGTTCCCATCGATATGATTGCATTCGGTCAGGCATCAATTTTTCCGGAGCTTTCGAAAGGTCAAACCGTCAAAGTCGTTTATCAGCTGGATATCAATAAATGGAACGGAAATGAAGATTTACAGGGCGTTGTACAAAAAATAATTCTTTAG